The Osmerus eperlanus chromosome 22, fOsmEpe2.1, whole genome shotgun sequence genome window below encodes:
- the LOC134008737 gene encoding putative nuclease HARBI1 isoform X2, whose translation MRKVALALKGLLQTYLVFPGHKPLRTIKEEFHMISGFPNVIGCIDGTHIPIIAPSINEGDYVNRKSFHSINVQIICDAAHLISNVEAKWPGSVHDSRIYRESTLSNRVANGEFHGHLLGDRGYPCQPTLMTPYHDPEPGPQQWYNVAHCRTRARVEMTIGILKARFQCLRRLRVKPERACDIIVACVVLHNIATIRGEQHPAVQNDPEDDHPLQPADVQNGREVRDILCRTHFHQP comes from the exons ATGAGAAAAGTGGCCCTGGCACTGAAAGGCCTACTGCAGACCTACTTAGTCTTTCCTGGGCACAAACCTCTAAGGACCATCAAAGAGGAATTTCACATGATTTCAG GATTTCCCAATGTGATTGGCTGCATTGATGGCACCCACATCCCCATCATAGCTCCATCCATTAATGAAGGAGACTATGTGAATAGGAAGTCATTCCACAGCATTAATGTGCAG ATTATATGTGATGCAGCACATTTGATCTCAAATGTGGAGGCCAAATGGCCTGGCTCGGTACATGACTCAAGGATATATCGCGAGTCTACCCTGAGCAACAGAGTTGCAAATG GAGAGTTTCATGGCCACCTGCTTGGTGACAGAGGGTACCCATGCCAGCCCACTCTGATGACCCCTTACCATGACCCTGAGCCGGGCCCTCAGCAGTGGTACAATGTGGCCCACTGCAGGACTAGAGCCCGGGTGGAGATGACCATAGGCATTCTCAAAGCCCGGTTCCAGTGCCTACGTAGACTGAGGGTAAAACCAGAGAGGGCATGTGATATTATTGTGGCATGTGTTGTTCTTCATAATATTGCCACTATTAGAGGAGAGCAACACCCTGCCGTACAAAACGACCCTGAGGACGACCATCCCCTCCAACCTGCAGATGTCCAAAATGGGAGAGAAGTCAGAGACATACTGTGCCGCACACACTTCCACCAACCCTGA
- the LOC134008737 gene encoding putative nuclease HARBI1 isoform X1 — MRKVALALKGLLQTYLVFPGHKPLRTIKEEFHMISGFPNVIGCIDGTHIPIIAPSINEGDYVNRKSFHSINVQIICDAAHLISNVEAKWPGSVHDSRIYRESTLSNRVANGKLSFEQITFPCLPLLPHSQYTHYILTGEFHGHLLGDRGYPCQPTLMTPYHDPEPGPQQWYNVAHCRTRARVEMTIGILKARFQCLRRLRVKPERACDIIVACVVLHNIATIRGEQHPAVQNDPEDDHPLQPADVQNGREVRDILCRTHFHQP, encoded by the exons ATGAGAAAAGTGGCCCTGGCACTGAAAGGCCTACTGCAGACCTACTTAGTCTTTCCTGGGCACAAACCTCTAAGGACCATCAAAGAGGAATTTCACATGATTTCAG GATTTCCCAATGTGATTGGCTGCATTGATGGCACCCACATCCCCATCATAGCTCCATCCATTAATGAAGGAGACTATGTGAATAGGAAGTCATTCCACAGCATTAATGTGCAG ATTATATGTGATGCAGCACATTTGATCTCAAATGTGGAGGCCAAATGGCCTGGCTCGGTACATGACTCAAGGATATATCGCGAGTCTACCCTGAGCAACAGAGTTGCAAATGGTAAGTTAAGCTTTGAACAAATAACATTCCCTTGTCTCCCTCTTCTACCACACTCACAATATACCCACTATATACTTACAGGAGAGTTTCATGGCCACCTGCTTGGTGACAGAGGGTACCCATGCCAGCCCACTCTGATGACCCCTTACCATGACCCTGAGCCGGGCCCTCAGCAGTGGTACAATGTGGCCCACTGCAGGACTAGAGCCCGGGTGGAGATGACCATAGGCATTCTCAAAGCCCGGTTCCAGTGCCTACGTAGACTGAGGGTAAAACCAGAGAGGGCATGTGATATTATTGTGGCATGTGTTGTTCTTCATAATATTGCCACTATTAGAGGAGAGCAACACCCTGCCGTACAAAACGACCCTGAGGACGACCATCCCCTCCAACCTGCAGATGTCCAAAATGGGAGAGAAGTCAGAGACATACTGTGCCGCACACACTTCCACCAACCCTGA